In Silurus meridionalis isolate SWU-2019-XX chromosome 28, ASM1480568v1, whole genome shotgun sequence, the genomic window GTCCTCCTCTAATGAGACTGGTTCCTGAGAGTGATGTCATGTGATTAAGATGTTTTGACGTGAGTATCTGAACGTTTCTCCGTGGGGCGTAGTCCTTTTACACGCTGTTAGAGACGGCCCAGGCGAAGGTGTACTCCAGGTCTTTAGCTTTCTGCCTGTCTTGCTTCCTCATCAGGATGAGTTTGGGGTTCCTCACGAGGGTGTACATGAGGTTCCAGCGGATGCGGACTCGCTCTTTCACGCGAGCTTCTGGAACACAGAATTCACACGTCAGAGATTTTTATTCGGAATTTGCATTTCATTCACAAATCGAAATTACGGATCCAAATACATGAGAGAAAAGTCCCAGGGTTTCCATTACGCTCCACGAGTTCTCTGCTCTGGATAGTGAAGAGCATGGAGCAGTTATTAATGACTcgaatttatatttttgctgaACGAGATCCAAAGATTCAAGTAAGTAGTATCCAATACATTCATCATTAACTTCAGTAGAAAAAACGCTTATTGTGGGTGGGGCTTAAGAGCGCTTTACATTCATTGGCTGGTGAAGACGTAGAGACTGCAGTGCATTTTGGAGAAGGTTCTGGATGTGGTTCTTTGTGTAGTCAGTTTGTAGTGGATGGAAATTACTTCCTTCCtgatttataattaatacaaacGTAATTCAAGAGTTTAATATCGTTACCTGATTTCAGGTGCAATTCCTGTTCCGGCTGAATGCAGTCAGGTTTGTGTTTGAGCAGCAGGTGACAGAAACACACCAGCACCGGATTACTGTGGTGATGATCCGCTATTATCATCCCCACCCAGGTACAATAACCTGAcaagtcaaataaaaaagaagtgaAGTTCCACAGCTCTGAAACGCCGGCACTGGAGGTCTAGAGGTTCATTCGAGGTTTATCAGTAACACTAGTTGTTAAAAGTTCTCATGAAGTAAACGGTATGACAAAAGCTACAGAGTACAGATGCGTTCCTACTGCTGTCCAGCTTCTCGTAGCCCTGAGGCATTATGGCTCGCTCGATCCGCGGCAGCAGCATCAACCCGATAGCGGTGCTATACAATAAGCGCTTTATGCAACTCATCACTCCCAGCATCACgttaaagaagaagaggaagtagTTAAGGTTGTGGAAGGCTCTCCTGtagaggagagagtgagagagagagagagagagagagagagagagagagagagagagagagagagagagagagaagtatgTAAGCAATGCATTTAACCACaagctttaatttatttataacattttcagAGCAGATCAGTAATTTTTTATACTCAATAtactacatatatacacactgtattacTCCATATAACATTCTGACATtaagagataagataagataagataagataaacctttattcgtcccacagtggggaaatttctatgttacagcagcaagacaaagaaataaaaatagatgcaaatatatataaaaaagaagaatatacaaaaaaataaaaaacagagataaaaataaataataataacaataataataataataataacaaagaaataaaaataaatgcaaatatctaaaaataatatacatatactacaataccagtatatatacagtacaatgtaataatacgaataggagaaaaaaacaaaagtacgctttttaagtcGTTTTGAGGTAGTATTGGAACATTATAACACtctgagcagtgaagtgaagaacattgatgatcttcatcatggctcctgttagtcagtggatttatttattaggcagcaggtgaacattttctcctcaaagttgatgttagaagcagaaaaaatgggcgttaggatttgagcgagtttgataaattgtgacgtctagacgtctggatcggagcgtctccaaaactgcagctcttgtgggatgttcctggtctgcagtggtcagaatctatcaaaagtgctacaaggaaggaacagtggtgaaccggcgacagggtcgttaGGGGACGAGGATCTTTGATGCgtgtgaggagcgaaggctggtccgtgtggttccgAACCAGCAGACgatctcctgtagctcaaactgctgaagaagttcatgatgttgatgatcgacgggtcacgactgttttagcagcaaaaagggaccaacacaatattaggcaggggGTCGTGATATTATGGCTGTTTAGTACTCAATATACTGAATCTATATACTGGGCTGATCAAGGCATAGTTCCTGGGATACTGCAATGTCAGAGGTTTACTGAAACCACAAGAGAAGAAAATTAAAGTATATCCTCGGCCTTCAGTTAAAGGTATGCCACCATGTAACCAGAGGCCCTGGCCATTAAGTGGGCATTAAGTGGGCAGTAGAAGAATTACGGCATTACCCAGAATGTAGACAGTTCATGTTAAACACAGACCACGTCCCACTCCATTAATTTGCATGTTAGGAAGAATTTTCCAGTTTCTCTTGATGCAGGACTTCTTATTCCAGGTCCAGCACCGGGCCGGCGTCGGTCACGGCAACACAGACGCACTTTCTGAGAGACACGGACGCCACTGACAGTAGGTTTGGAGCTGAGGGGGCTAATGTTAAGGCGGGACACTGACCCATTAATGAACAGCGATCACTCCAAACTCATCTGCCGGCGGGGTGCTGAATGGACAGCGCTGATTCAGCACCACTTTTGTGAAGAGCTTGACAGCTCTTCAGAgttcacactacactacagagcTTCCTTATGATCCACGTCGCAGCCGAGCAGCCGACCATTTACACAGAAATAGTTctgttttattaatgatttcTTATTAATATTACCTGTTGTTGAGCGCTAAAGGCTTGTCCTTATCCGTAGGAGTGTTTTTATCTTGAAGGAAGAAAAAGTGGATCAGTACACGCTGCAG contains:
- the LOC124381119 gene encoding stimulated by retinoic acid gene 6 protein-like isoform X1, with translation MVFYRKHIKSMWAGNKIYLPRKYQPSPTGCLGGLLKYPGYQIAFTLWGYLIVHLAMFGAGLVFVYMVISPIQAYGFLHWLNETVVILANFLVVMAVMELQRVLIHFFFLQDKNTPTDKDKPLALNNRRAFHNLNYFLFFFNVMLGVMSCIKRLLYSTAIGLMLLPRIERAIMPQGYEKLDSSYCTWVGMIIADHHHSNPVLVCFCHLLLKHKPDCIQPEQELHLKSEARVKERVRIRWNLMYTLVRNPKLILMRKQDRQKAKDLEYTFAWAVSNSV
- the LOC124381119 gene encoding stimulated by retinoic acid gene 6 protein-like isoform X2; protein product: MFGAGLVFVYMVISPIQAYGFLHWLNETVVILANFLVVMAVMELQRVLIHFFFLQDKNTPTDKDKPLALNNRRAFHNLNYFLFFFNVMLGVMSCIKRLLYSTAIGLMLLPRIERAIMPQGYEKLDSSYCTWVGMIIADHHHSNPVLVCFCHLLLKHKPDCIQPEQELHLKSEARVKERVRIRWNLMYTLVRNPKLILMRKQDRQKAKDLEYTFAWAVSNSV